A region from the Mycobacterium heidelbergense genome encodes:
- a CDS encoding TetR/AcrR family transcriptional regulator: protein MLIDATIRIMVDEGYAAATSRRVAAEAGVKPALVHYYFPTMDELYRNVFRRGAAAYLERQQEALASDRPLHAFWGTLIEPKDARLLLEFMGLANHRKEIRAEIAAWQERWREMQITALNFVVREHGLDTGQFPPAGIAVIIAAVGRTLILEQTLGTKSGHEEAVALVNRFLDRFEMPTPKSRRD from the coding sequence ATGCTGATCGACGCGACTATTCGCATCATGGTCGACGAGGGCTATGCCGCCGCCACGTCGCGGCGGGTGGCCGCCGAAGCCGGTGTGAAGCCGGCATTGGTGCACTACTACTTCCCGACGATGGACGAGCTCTACCGCAACGTTTTCCGCCGCGGAGCGGCCGCCTACCTGGAACGGCAACAAGAAGCGTTGGCCTCCGACCGACCGTTGCACGCCTTCTGGGGCACCCTGATCGAGCCCAAGGACGCTCGACTGTTGCTGGAGTTCATGGGACTTGCCAACCATCGCAAGGAGATTCGCGCCGAGATCGCGGCCTGGCAGGAGCGGTGGCGCGAGATGCAGATCACCGCCCTGAACTTCGTCGTCCGCGAACACGGCCTCGACACAGGCCAATTCCCGCCCGCGGGCATCGCGGTCATCATCGCCGCGGTCGGGCGGACCCTGATTCTCGAGCAGACACTCGGCACCAAAAGCGGCCACGAAGAGGCCGTCGCGCTGGTCAATCGATTCCTGGATCGGTTCGAGATGCCGACACCGAAAAGCCGGCGCGATTGA
- a CDS encoding cytochrome P450, giving the protein MTVTNDTDVYYDPYDVGINANPYPTYARLREEAPIYHNERYDFWALSRHSDVERALANWEAFSNKRSDILELIQSKFDMPGGVMMFQDPPEHSRLRGLMSRVFTPRRMAALEDQIRQYCVRCLDPLVGSQGFDIIAELASMMPMRVIGMLLGIPESEQISVRDANDANLRTKPGAPLKVADADSIADGRIYADYVEWRSKNPSDDLMTTLLNVEFDDEDGVHRKLTRKEVLHYTQVVAGAGNETTGRLIGWLAKVLAEHPDQRREVYEDRSLLSRTVDETLRFEPTGPHVARWLARDFECYGTTIPAGSAMLLLFGSANRDHRRYADPDTFNIHRDNISHITFGKGVHYCLGANLARLEGRVALDEMLNRWPEWDIDDDTAQLASTSTVRGWERLRVVLPT; this is encoded by the coding sequence ATGACTGTCACAAACGACACCGACGTCTACTACGACCCCTACGACGTCGGCATCAACGCCAACCCGTATCCGACCTACGCGCGGCTGCGCGAGGAGGCGCCAATCTACCACAACGAGCGGTACGACTTCTGGGCGCTGTCACGGCATTCCGACGTCGAACGGGCATTGGCCAACTGGGAGGCCTTCTCCAACAAGCGCAGCGACATCCTCGAGCTGATCCAGTCCAAATTCGACATGCCCGGCGGCGTCATGATGTTCCAGGATCCGCCCGAACACTCGAGGCTGCGCGGCCTGATGTCGCGCGTGTTCACGCCGCGCCGGATGGCCGCCCTCGAGGATCAGATTCGGCAATACTGCGTGCGGTGCCTGGATCCGCTCGTCGGTTCGCAAGGCTTTGACATCATCGCCGAGCTCGCGTCGATGATGCCGATGCGCGTGATCGGGATGCTCCTCGGAATCCCCGAGTCCGAACAGATCTCGGTCCGTGACGCCAACGACGCCAACCTGCGCACCAAGCCCGGCGCGCCTCTTAAGGTCGCCGACGCCGACTCCATCGCCGACGGCCGGATCTACGCCGACTACGTCGAATGGCGATCCAAGAACCCGTCGGACGACCTGATGACGACGCTGCTCAACGTCGAGTTCGACGACGAGGATGGGGTGCACAGAAAGCTGACCCGCAAAGAGGTGCTGCATTACACCCAGGTGGTCGCCGGTGCGGGCAACGAGACGACCGGCCGGCTGATCGGCTGGCTCGCCAAGGTGCTCGCCGAGCATCCCGACCAGCGCCGGGAGGTCTACGAGGATCGGTCGCTGCTGAGCCGCACCGTCGACGAGACGCTGCGATTCGAACCCACGGGACCCCACGTCGCCCGGTGGCTGGCAAGGGATTTCGAGTGTTACGGCACGACGATTCCGGCCGGCAGCGCCATGCTGCTGCTGTTCGGCTCCGCTAACCGCGATCACCGCCGCTACGCCGACCCGGACACGTTCAACATCCATCGGGATAACATCTCGCACATCACCTTCGGAAAGGGCGTGCATTACTGCCTTGGCGCGAACCTGGCACGGCTCGAGGGCCGCGTCGCGCTGGACGAGATGCTCAACCGCTGGCCCGAATGGGACATCGATGACGACACGGCGCAATTGGCGTCGACGTCCACCGTCCGGGGCTGGGAGCGGCTGCGGGTCGTGCTGCCCACGTAA
- a CDS encoding TetR/AcrR family transcriptional regulator yields MNDATSRARPPGGRGARERIERAAARLFYRNGIHATGVELIAHEANVSKRTLYQHFPSKNDLVDNYLRGIAARGGLPTEKRLDDTELPARERLLGIFDLRRSDVVRGCPYHNAAVESAGSLASTDEIVRTHKQEFVRRLIAVAREAGAADPHLLGQQLAVLFEGATAMATSLNDTAPVVHARAAAATLIDAALSP; encoded by the coding sequence GTGAACGATGCCACCTCCCGGGCGCGTCCACCCGGTGGGCGGGGGGCGCGGGAGCGCATCGAGCGCGCCGCGGCCCGGCTGTTCTACCGCAACGGAATCCACGCGACCGGCGTGGAACTCATCGCACACGAGGCCAACGTCTCCAAACGCACGCTCTACCAACACTTTCCCAGCAAGAACGACCTGGTGGACAACTACCTCCGCGGCATCGCGGCTCGAGGCGGCCTGCCCACCGAGAAGCGCCTCGACGACACCGAGCTACCCGCCCGCGAACGCCTGCTGGGGATTTTCGACCTGCGCCGCTCCGACGTCGTGCGCGGCTGCCCCTATCACAATGCCGCCGTCGAATCGGCCGGGTCGCTGGCCAGCACCGACGAGATCGTGCGGACCCACAAGCAGGAATTCGTCCGCCGCCTCATCGCCGTCGCGCGCGAGGCGGGCGCCGCTGACCCCCACTTGCTGGGCCAGCAGCTCGCCGTGCTGTTCGAGGGCGCCACCGCGATGGCGACCTCGCTGAACGACACCGCACCCGTCGTGCACGCCCGTGCGGCGGCGGCCACGCTGATCGATGCCGCCCTGAGCCCTTGA
- a CDS encoding PPOX class F420-dependent oxidoreductase, giving the protein MPLRFQDVITSKYLLLTTFTQDGRPKPTPIWGVPDGDKLLVITDDGSWKVRRINNTPRVTIARSAALGKPKSESVEGIARVLPKSETRRVYNAVLKRYWYHAWWFYAHSIVRGGIDKVHVGLEITPAA; this is encoded by the coding sequence GTGCCTCTCCGCTTCCAGGACGTCATCACGTCCAAGTACCTGCTCCTGACCACCTTCACCCAGGATGGCCGACCCAAGCCGACACCGATCTGGGGGGTGCCGGACGGCGACAAGCTCCTGGTGATCACCGACGACGGATCGTGGAAGGTCAGGCGGATCAACAACACGCCCCGGGTGACGATCGCCCGCAGCGCGGCGCTGGGCAAGCCCAAGAGCGAATCGGTCGAAGGAATCGCCCGGGTACTGCCGAAGTCCGAGACGCGGCGGGTCTACAACGCCGTGCTCAAGCGGTACTGGTACCACGCGTGGTGGTTCTACGCCCACTCGATCGTGCGAGGCGGCATCGACAAGGTGCACGTGGGCCTGGAGATCACGCCGG
- a CDS encoding PaaI family thioesterase, producing MTASPGAPAGDTRVAHTAGWGEAESRLVTWRDPHTTKATAASMSGLAYWKAVADGHLPPPPIGELMRMSILDVENGRIAFGCMPDGSMYNPLGMVHGGMLCTLLDTVTGCALHTTLPEGVGYTSVEIKVNYLKAVTAASGPLTAVGTVVKAGSRIGFTEATVTDASGALVATASSTLLIFDLPGAA from the coding sequence ATGACGGCTTCTCCGGGCGCTCCCGCCGGTGACACTCGGGTCGCACACACGGCGGGTTGGGGTGAAGCGGAATCACGGCTGGTGACCTGGCGCGACCCGCACACCACGAAGGCCACCGCCGCGTCGATGTCCGGCCTCGCGTACTGGAAGGCGGTCGCCGACGGACACTTGCCGCCGCCGCCCATCGGCGAGCTGATGCGAATGAGCATTCTCGACGTCGAGAACGGGCGAATCGCCTTCGGCTGCATGCCCGACGGGTCCATGTACAACCCGCTGGGGATGGTTCATGGCGGCATGCTGTGCACCCTGTTGGACACCGTGACCGGCTGTGCGTTGCACACCACGCTGCCCGAAGGGGTCGGGTACACGTCGGTCGAAATCAAGGTCAACTACCTGAAGGCGGTCACCGCGGCCAGCGGCCCACTGACCGCGGTGGGCACGGTCGTCAAAGCGGGTTCGCGGATCGGATTCACCGAAGCGACGGTCACCGACGCATCGGGGGCGCTCGTCGCCACCGCCAGCAGCACGCTGCTGATCTTCGATTTACCTGGCGCCGCATAG